The Brassica rapa cultivar Chiifu-401-42 chromosome A10, CAAS_Brap_v3.01, whole genome shotgun sequence genome segment TAAATTCCAAATCCGGTCAGTTTCGGGCAGGAGTATCTCAGATCATTTTTTTCGGACAGGAGCACCTGAGCGTTTAATTCGTTCAGAACAAGTCAAATATATGTAACAAATACAACTACTTCAACAAACCAAGTCAGGTAACAAGTATCTTAAAAATGCCGGGCTGGGTACTTGATCCGTGCCCAAACCTAGTTATAGCTTTTTAAATGTTTCcctattaatatataagagataagAAAAAAAGGATACAAAGAACTAAATGAAGAAAAGAAAGCCTTCACTAACAAAatgggaaaaaaaaactaagattcAAAATAACTTCAAACAAAAGTTTTTGGATGGAACGAAATGAGTAACAAAAAAGAAcatatgaaaataaagaaatataagGCTGTGgccaaaaaaatattagaaaagttaaagaaaaataagaaaaagaaaaaaatacaaaagggGGAATGGGATTCGAACGCTGATCCAGTGGGGGCAGTATGAGGGTTTTAACCAACTAAACTGCAGAGTTCTTGACATAACTAGGGTATTTCAATTTATTATAGATTGTACTGGGGGCAACTGCCCCCTGTGGAGTAACGTAGATCCGCCCCTGTAACAAGAGCTCTCATTCTTTCAACCCAAGTCTAGTTATCATGAGAGATTAATCAAAGTCAACCCTCATTATTGGATTTTTAATAACGAAATCCCAAAAGTCATGGTTAAAATTATTACTATTGCCGTATAATCGCCTTGCCGCATGTCATAATCGGTACGGTAGACTGCCGAACATTTTTTAGGACAAAAACTAAGTCCTACCAAAGTTTTGGGTGAGGAACAAGCGCATGTTAACCAACCCGAAATTCATAATCCCCAAATTGAACCGAAACTTGAAAATTGAACCGGAAAAACCCAACGCCCCCACTTACGATTTTAGTAAAATCTCGAACAAAGAACCGGGATTTTACTTTGCAAATCTGACCGCTTCCACATCTCGGCGGCGGCGTCCTCCCCTGGCTGACACGACTTCTtcatgtttcttcttctccactttTCCCGAACCTTCTTCAAATCTCCCCAATAAAATCATCTTTAGCTTTCATCAAAAGTTTCTCCACCCCTCTTAACATCTTGAACCTCCGTTCTCAGCAATGTCATGGTACCGAAGAACCAAACTGGTGTTGGACTCCGTGCGACGGAACCTAAATCCGAAGATTCTTCCCTCGAGAATCAACCCAACTGGGTCTTCGAATCCCTCACCTAAGTTTTCTGGGTTCTCCTCAATCGAAGTAGGGTTACGATCATGGACAAACACCAACAGGGTCGCTCACAATCCGTTTCCGAGTCAAGCCAAGAGAAGCTACTACGTTGATCGTTACCAAGTTCGTCACTTTAAGCCACGTGGACCCAGAAAGTGGCTCCAAAACCCTAAAGCCGTCTGGACGGTTGTTCTCCTCGGTTCCGGAGCCCTCATCACTCTCTACTTCGGCAACTTGGAGACTGTTCCTTACACTAAGCGAACACACTTCGTTCTCTTGTCCAAATCCATGGAGAAGCGTATTGGTGAATCCCAGTTTGAGCAGATTAAGAAAACTTACAAAGGCAAAGTCCTCCCTGCCATCCACCCTGAGAGCATTAGGGTTAGGTTGATTGCTAAAGATGTCATTGATGCCTTGCAGAGAGGTTTGAGCCACGAGCGTGTGTGGAGTGATTTAGGGTATGGTTCCATGGATAGCACTGCCAGGGGTAGTGATAGGGGAGTGAAGGAGGTGGGTATGGCTTTGAGTGAAGATGGTCAAGAGACGTTGAGTGGGATGAGATGGTCCAAAGATGATCAGATTCTTGATGATAAATGGATTCAAGAAAGCAGGAAGAAAGATTCCAAGGGAGAGAGTGCTCATCTTGAAGGTATTAACTGGGAGGTGATTGTGGTTAACGAGCCTATGGTTAACGCCTTCTGCTTGCCCGCTGGGAAGATTGTTGTCTTCACTGGTTTGCTTGATCATTTCAAGTCTGATGCTGAAGTTGCTACTGTCATCGGACACGAGGTACATAACAGTCTCAAGGAACAAAAGCGTGGTTTTTTACTGATTGTTTTATTGTCTGATTAGGTTGGTCATGCTGTGGCTAGACATGTAGCGGAGGGGATAACAAAGAACTTATGGTTTGCAATCCTTCAACTGGTTCTGTATCAGTTTGTCATGCCCGATCTTGTGAACACAATGTCTGCCCTTTTCTTGAGGCTTCCTTTCTCCAGAAAGTACATTCTCTTCCTTTCTCTCTTGTTGTCTCTCTTTCCATCCTTTGCTCTTAGTACAATAACTCACAAGATAAACTTAGGAAAGTTTAGCCTTTGAGGGGATTTTGGGTTCAGTTTTGCAAATGATTGTCAAATAATTCGATAAATTTTGTTAGAAACTAATCATCCTGTGAACCATTAGGAGAtatgaagaagagaaggaacGATATGTATGTGTTTGATCAAGTAAAACAAGTTCTGATGTGTGTAATGGCAGGATGGAGATTGAGGCCGATTACATTGGTTTGCTATTGCTTGCATCTGCGGGCTACGACCCACGAA includes the following:
- the LOC103832871 gene encoding uncharacterized protein LOC103832871: MSWYRRTKLVLDSVRRNLNPKILPSRINPTGSSNPSPKFSGFSSIEVGLRSWTNTNRVAHNPFPSQAKRSYYVDRYQVRHFKPRGPRKWLQNPKAVWTVVLLGSGALITLYFGNLETVPYTKRTHFVLLSKSMEKRIGESQFEQIKKTYKGKVLPAIHPESIRVRLIAKDVIDALQRGLSHERVWSDLGYGSMDSTARGSDRGVKEVGMALSEDGQETLSGMRWSKDDQILDDKWIQESRKKDSKGESAHLEGINWEVIVVNEPMVNAFCLPAGKIVVFTGLLDHFKSDAEVATVIGHEVGHAVARHVAEGITKNLWFAILQLVLYQFVMPDLVNTMSALFLRLPFSRKMEIEADYIGLLLLASAGYDPRIAPKVYEKLGKLGGDVALGEYLSTHPSGKKRSQLLAQANVMEEALMIYREVQSGRGIEGFL